One Novipirellula caenicola genomic window carries:
- the metG gene encoding methionine--tRNA ligase: MTRRILVTSALPYANGPIHIGHLVEYIQTDIWVRFQKLRGNRCIYVCADDTHGTAIMIRARKEGRSEEELIAAMSESHQRDFSGFGIEFDHYGSTHSDANRELCGEFWKSLRANDLIAEREIEQLYDPEAQTFLADRFVRGTCPKCGKPDQPGDNCVCGHTYSPTELIDPKSTLSGATPEIRKAIHLFVELDKLREFLSTWIDSSDALQSETANYLKGHFLANELRDWDISRPGPYFGFEIPDSPGNYWYVWFDAPIGYIASTKQWCDANGEKLEDWWKSDDCEIHHFIGKDITYFHTLFWPGMLKTAGYSLPTKVRIHGFLTVTGEKMSKSTGTLVSAETYLKHTKPAYLRYFYATKLTARVEDIDLGLDEFTDKINSDLVGKVVNLASRVGKFASATGLSATYPDDGGLFQAAADAGDEIAAAYESCDYSRAMRRIMELADAANPFVEHAKPWEMKKDADRQDELRDVCTVALNLFRQLTIYLTPVLPELAKQCGDLLGEEITSWDQSKTPLTGTAVAKFQRMMDRVQPEDLKKMIDESKELAAEETKQDNLPTFNDSDQPLKDEPLADEITIDDFAKVDLRVARVVNAEHVPEANKLLKLTLSLGGDERRQVFAGIKAAYEPEALIGRLVVMVANLQPRKMRFGLSEGMVTAAGPGGAEVFVLGVDEGAQPGQRVH, encoded by the coding sequence ATGACTCGCCGAATCCTTGTCACTAGCGCCCTGCCCTACGCCAATGGTCCGATCCACATCGGGCACCTGGTCGAATACATCCAAACCGACATCTGGGTGCGATTCCAAAAATTAAGAGGCAATCGCTGTATCTACGTCTGTGCCGACGACACCCACGGCACCGCGATCATGATTCGGGCCCGTAAAGAAGGCCGCAGCGAAGAGGAATTGATCGCCGCGATGAGCGAATCGCATCAACGCGATTTCAGCGGATTTGGCATCGAATTTGACCACTACGGCAGCACTCACAGCGACGCCAACCGCGAATTGTGTGGCGAATTTTGGAAATCGCTGCGTGCGAACGACTTGATCGCCGAACGCGAAATCGAGCAGCTTTACGATCCCGAAGCCCAAACCTTTTTGGCCGACCGCTTCGTCCGCGGCACCTGTCCCAAATGTGGCAAGCCGGACCAACCGGGCGACAATTGCGTATGCGGACATACGTACAGTCCAACCGAACTGATCGATCCCAAAAGCACACTGAGTGGTGCGACACCCGAGATTCGCAAGGCTATCCATTTGTTCGTCGAGCTCGACAAACTACGCGAGTTTTTGTCGACCTGGATCGACAGCAGCGATGCGTTGCAAAGCGAAACGGCCAACTATTTGAAAGGCCATTTCTTGGCCAACGAACTTCGCGACTGGGACATCAGCCGCCCCGGTCCCTACTTTGGCTTTGAGATCCCCGATTCGCCCGGTAACTATTGGTACGTCTGGTTCGATGCTCCGATCGGCTACATCGCCAGCACGAAACAGTGGTGCGACGCCAATGGCGAAAAGCTCGAGGATTGGTGGAAATCCGACGATTGCGAGATCCATCACTTCATCGGCAAGGACATCACCTATTTCCACACGCTGTTTTGGCCTGGGATGCTAAAAACTGCGGGCTACAGTCTGCCGACCAAAGTTCGCATTCACGGATTCCTGACCGTGACCGGCGAAAAAATGAGCAAATCGACCGGCACGCTGGTGTCCGCCGAAACCTACCTGAAACACACCAAACCCGCGTATCTGCGGTACTTTTACGCCACAAAATTGACCGCTCGCGTGGAAGACATCGATCTAGGGCTCGATGAATTCACCGACAAAATCAACAGCGACCTAGTCGGCAAGGTCGTCAATTTGGCTAGCCGTGTTGGCAAATTTGCGAGTGCGACGGGGCTTTCGGCAACCTACCCGGACGACGGGGGTTTGTTCCAAGCCGCTGCCGATGCGGGCGACGAAATTGCTGCCGCGTACGAATCGTGCGATTACTCTCGTGCGATGCGGCGGATCATGGAATTGGCCGATGCAGCTAACCCGTTTGTCGAGCACGCCAAACCGTGGGAGATGAAAAAGGATGCGGATCGCCAGGACGAGCTACGCGACGTTTGTACGGTCGCACTGAATCTGTTCCGACAATTGACGATTTATTTGACGCCGGTCTTGCCGGAATTGGCCAAGCAGTGTGGTGATTTGTTAGGCGAAGAAATCACATCGTGGGATCAAAGTAAAACCCCGCTTACCGGAACCGCTGTGGCCAAGTTCCAACGAATGATGGACCGAGTTCAACCCGAGGATTTAAAGAAGATGATCGACGAAAGCAAAGAATTGGCAGCCGAAGAAACCAAGCAAGACAATTTGCCCACGTTCAACGACAGCGACCAACCGCTCAAAGACGAACCATTAGCCGATGAGATCACGATTGATGATTTCGCCAAAGTCGACTTGCGAGTCGCTCGCGTGGTCAATGCCGAGCACGTGCCGGAAGCCAACAAGCTTTTGAAATTGACGCTCAGTCTAGGTGGTGACGAGCGACGCCAAGTGTTTGCCGGCATCAAAGCCGCTTACGAACCCGAAGCCCTGATCGGCCGTTTGGTTGTGATGGTCGCCAATCTTCAACCACGTAAAATGCGATTTGGTTTGAGCGAAGGGATGGTGACGGCCGCGGGCCCAGGCGGCGCCGAGGTGTTTGTCCTCGGGGTGGATGAAGGTGCTCAACCTGGCCAACGTGTCCATT
- a CDS encoding trypsin-like peptidase domain-containing protein, which yields MKIMFAIAMAFVAATNCFQGVTAQAAGAILIDFSSSQCPPCRAMQPVLAQLEQSGVPVRHVDVQSEPDLTRRYGIRQTPTFVVVAGGKEVTRLVGTQSLADLQNALAVKPGGPLVQTGSMTRGGESFPAPQTRLAPVGRLPVGSSPNQAASNRDFQGQTLTAATRRDAAQSSEPMPSLSKADAVERARAATVRLRVHDGKGYGAGTGTIIDTQGEESLVLTCGHLFRETKGEGKIEVDLFVAGQVHTVLGQLLDYDADDRDIALVVIRPGFAIDPVEVISSADQVRTGQPAFSYGCDRGDDPSRRDTRVTGVNKYNQHINASNLEIEGAPIDGRSGGGLFDDAGRLIGVCNAADYKEDVGIYAGPGAVHWQLDRVNLTSLYKNTAAAAVPERMASLNQNSTTPMGLPASALQPSAIAAPADFAPTDFAPAGVAQASNQEVIVIIRDRNSPQSSPQVMTVSEPTEDFLRMVQQQSR from the coding sequence ATGAAGATAATGTTCGCGATCGCGATGGCGTTTGTTGCGGCAACAAATTGCTTTCAAGGTGTCACGGCACAAGCCGCGGGTGCCATTTTGATCGACTTTTCTTCCTCGCAGTGCCCTCCCTGTCGAGCGATGCAGCCCGTGCTCGCTCAACTCGAACAATCCGGTGTCCCCGTGCGGCACGTGGATGTTCAATCCGAACCCGATCTGACCCGCCGTTATGGTATCCGCCAAACGCCCACCTTCGTCGTGGTTGCCGGCGGAAAAGAAGTCACTCGGTTGGTCGGAACGCAGTCGCTCGCGGATCTGCAAAATGCATTAGCGGTCAAACCGGGCGGTCCGTTGGTACAGACCGGATCGATGACCCGCGGCGGCGAATCCTTTCCAGCTCCCCAGACTCGCTTGGCCCCCGTCGGCCGATTGCCAGTCGGATCGTCCCCAAATCAAGCCGCCTCAAACCGAGATTTCCAGGGGCAAACGTTGACCGCGGCCACTCGCCGCGACGCTGCTCAATCGAGCGAACCGATGCCAAGTTTGAGCAAAGCGGATGCGGTGGAACGAGCTCGTGCGGCAACCGTTCGTCTGCGAGTTCATGACGGTAAAGGCTACGGTGCCGGCACCGGAACGATCATTGATACCCAAGGCGAAGAGAGTCTTGTTTTGACCTGCGGCCATCTGTTCCGCGAAACCAAGGGCGAAGGAAAGATCGAAGTCGATTTGTTCGTCGCAGGCCAAGTGCACACGGTGCTTGGTCAGCTGCTCGACTACGATGCGGACGATCGCGACATCGCACTCGTCGTGATTCGTCCCGGTTTTGCGATTGATCCCGTCGAGGTGATATCGTCGGCCGATCAAGTTCGCACCGGTCAACCCGCATTTAGCTACGGCTGTGATCGCGGCGACGACCCCAGCCGACGCGACACTCGCGTCACCGGCGTCAACAAGTACAACCAACACATCAACGCGTCGAATCTCGAGATCGAAGGCGCTCCGATTGACGGACGCAGTGGCGGCGGTTTATTCGACGATGCAGGCCGTTTGATCGGAGTTTGTAACGCAGCAGATTACAAAGAGGACGTGGGAATCTATGCCGGACCGGGTGCCGTGCACTGGCAATTGGACCGTGTGAACTTGACCAGTCTTTACAAGAACACCGCCGCCGCAGCAGTTCCCGAGCGAATGGCTAGCTTGAATCAAAACTCGACCACGCCAATGGGGCTTCCCGCTTCGGCGCTGCAGCCATCGGCGATCGCCGCCCCTGCCGACTTTGCTCCGACCGACTTTGCTCCGGCCGGCGTCGCACAAGCAAGCAACCAAGAAGTGATCGTGATCATCCGCGACCGAAACAGCCCGCAAAGCTCACCGCAAGTGATGACGGTCAGCGAGCCGACCGAAGATTTTCTGCGAATGGTCCAGCAACAATCGCGTTAG
- the cheB gene encoding chemotaxis-specific protein-glutamate methyltransferase CheB, translated as MHTVLIVDDSATAREVLRAILCEEAGFRVVGFAKDGHEAVEKAKELRPDVITMDINMPGMNGLDATREIMIEAPTPIVIVSASTRVREIEASMEALGAGALAILLKPPGPHSPRYAALAKEIVKTVKAMAGVLVIRRRRRLKTDDESSLVREVTDLPPQAKIQAVSILSSTGGPPALAKVLGELPADFPAPILLVQHMVPSFVAGFASWLDTVVPLPVRLACQHDRIEHGCVYVAAAGSHLGVARGSRICLSDDPPIDGFQPAGTHLFASVAEQFGKACAGVIMTGMGHDGVDGLQRIHAAGGFTIAQDEATSVVFGMAKVAIQRNIIHSVLPLDQIANQLQRLVR; from the coding sequence ATGCACACGGTTTTGATTGTCGACGATTCCGCTACGGCGCGTGAAGTATTGCGGGCGATCCTGTGTGAGGAAGCGGGGTTTCGCGTGGTCGGTTTTGCCAAAGACGGACACGAAGCGGTCGAAAAAGCCAAAGAGTTGCGTCCCGACGTGATCACGATGGACATCAACATGCCGGGGATGAATGGATTGGATGCGACACGCGAAATCATGATCGAAGCGCCCACGCCGATCGTCATTGTCTCGGCAAGCACACGAGTCCGAGAGATCGAAGCTTCGATGGAAGCGCTCGGGGCAGGAGCATTGGCGATTCTGTTAAAACCGCCAGGACCGCATTCGCCTCGATACGCCGCATTGGCCAAAGAAATCGTCAAAACGGTCAAGGCGATGGCGGGCGTGTTGGTGATACGGCGACGTCGACGGCTGAAAACCGACGATGAATCAAGTCTCGTTCGCGAAGTCACCGATCTGCCCCCCCAAGCCAAGATCCAAGCGGTCTCGATCTTGTCTTCGACCGGGGGTCCTCCGGCGCTTGCAAAAGTACTAGGCGAGCTGCCAGCCGATTTTCCGGCTCCGATCCTGCTCGTACAGCACATGGTCCCCAGCTTTGTCGCGGGATTTGCCAGTTGGCTTGATACCGTGGTGCCGCTCCCCGTTCGGCTCGCTTGTCAGCACGATCGCATCGAACACGGCTGCGTCTACGTCGCCGCGGCAGGCAGCCATCTCGGCGTGGCCCGAGGCTCGCGAATCTGCCTGTCCGACGATCCTCCGATCGATGGCTTTCAACCGGCGGGCACGCACCTATTTGCCAGCGTCGCTGAACAGTTTGGCAAAGCATGTGCAGGAGTGATCATGACCGGAATGGGACATGATGGCGTCGATGGGCTACAGCGAATCCATGCAGCCGGCGGCTTCACGATTGCCCAAGACGAAGCGACTAGCGTCGTGTTTGGGATGGCAAAAGTCGCGATCCAGCGGAACATCATCCATTCCGTCTTGCCACTGGACCAGATCGCCAACCAGCTGCAACGGCTTGTTCGATAA
- a CDS encoding hybrid sensor histidine kinase/response regulator, translated as MDEQEFAQLLMETFLQELSEHIETLNRELLAVEKEQTPEQLDELWKVIFRAAHTLKGASAAVNVQPIQTACHHLEDIFGYFRDQRRPAPAAMISLMLKVIDGIDDISVRLRAEESLDDSALVKMLPELKRVADELTSGESESVTPDESSGAEAAETESSGAAASAAETSDTADSDIADSDASGSAASSDADEAAEDHRPTFLEAVDDHVATISSSALALETAGSNEEKQDALRLLLDAVGDLKASASDGADSANDLAVVCEVGGHLERLLTWMQNENQDVTAEQVSRILETANAFAEAGRRLRDGRDLKTAPIGKMGDKLERLLSTKPQTPPAASKTSDTARTSQPSKPSLPSKQNQPSKATVPSKTSGSSKTTVSSKPSGPSKTSGPSKSVEIATRVPAADQTASIRVPAQKLDALLAYSGELLVVRGRFSLRAKDANELRDLATELKSHWLHTQHLSRQTTPTHAAARSADQPTAVSGVAETWIEKTSKSLTMLTKKIEALSTNIEADNRLLGQTCSQLDDEVYHVRMLPFTDACGGLERAVRDIATTSNKKVNFKIEGGDVEVDRSVLEGLKDPLLHLVRNAVDHGIEKPAERIAAGKSQSASLTVSASLRGGHVEVVVQDDGAGLDLDRICSIAQKRGLEIPEDRREQARLIFAPGFSTAKMITDISGRGVGLDVVQSRVESLHGAVDVTFRVGHWTRFTLLVPLTLTTIRSLLVQVNDDVFAIPTTAVQRLVRFGITEVRTSLGRDTLMLSDSPTPIVSLAATLGLKSKGLIAGKLSKGLAVILAAGEQRVAVTVDDVLSEQEVLVKNLGSRIRRLRHFSGCTLLPTGRIAMVMNTSNVVRTALGIAPTYSRSTLRKQESTTRKQLLLADDSVTTRELLKNILETAGYDVVATADGEQAWTAAQDSHFDAVVSDVDMPRVDGFELTMKLRNNPSTAEIPIILVTARGSDDDKERGVQVGANGYIVKGSFDQANLLDTIAQLV; from the coding sequence ATGGACGAACAAGAATTTGCACAATTGTTGATGGAAACGTTCCTTCAAGAATTGAGCGAACACATCGAAACGCTCAATCGTGAATTGTTGGCGGTCGAAAAGGAACAAACGCCTGAACAACTCGATGAGTTGTGGAAGGTCATTTTCCGTGCCGCGCATACGCTCAAAGGGGCCTCTGCGGCGGTCAACGTGCAGCCGATCCAAACGGCCTGCCATCACCTCGAAGACATTTTCGGCTACTTTCGTGACCAGCGTCGCCCAGCGCCTGCCGCCATGATCTCGTTGATGCTGAAGGTCATTGATGGCATCGACGACATCTCGGTGCGACTTCGCGCCGAAGAATCTCTTGATGACTCGGCGCTCGTCAAAATGTTGCCCGAATTGAAGCGAGTCGCAGACGAGTTGACCTCCGGCGAATCCGAGTCCGTCACGCCAGACGAGTCTTCTGGTGCCGAGGCGGCGGAGACAGAGTCTTCTGGCGCAGCGGCATCGGCTGCGGAGACCAGCGACACTGCGGATTCCGACATTGCGGATTCCGATGCGTCCGGTTCGGCGGCTTCGTCCGATGCCGACGAGGCGGCCGAAGATCACCGGCCCACCTTCCTCGAGGCCGTGGACGATCATGTTGCGACGATCTCGTCCAGTGCGTTGGCCTTGGAAACGGCTGGCAGCAACGAAGAAAAACAAGACGCCCTGCGTTTGCTGCTGGACGCAGTGGGCGACCTCAAAGCGTCAGCCAGTGACGGCGCTGACAGCGCGAACGACTTGGCGGTGGTTTGTGAAGTCGGCGGCCATCTCGAACGGCTGCTCACGTGGATGCAAAACGAGAACCAAGACGTAACGGCGGAACAGGTGTCGCGGATCCTGGAAACCGCGAACGCGTTCGCCGAAGCGGGGCGACGGCTTCGCGATGGCCGTGATTTGAAAACGGCCCCGATCGGAAAAATGGGCGACAAGCTCGAACGCCTGCTTTCCACGAAACCGCAAACGCCACCGGCGGCAAGTAAGACGAGCGACACGGCGAGGACAAGCCAACCATCCAAACCGAGCTTGCCATCCAAACAAAACCAACCATCGAAAGCGACAGTGCCATCGAAGACGAGCGGGTCTTCGAAAACGACAGTGTCTTCGAAACCGAGTGGGCCTTCGAAGACGAGCGGGCCATCAAAATCCGTCGAAATCGCAACGCGGGTTCCGGCGGCGGACCAAACGGCTTCGATACGCGTCCCCGCGCAAAAACTGGACGCCTTGCTTGCGTACAGCGGTGAATTGCTTGTGGTCCGCGGGCGATTTTCGCTGCGGGCGAAGGATGCGAACGAGCTGCGTGATTTGGCGACCGAATTAAAATCGCACTGGCTGCATACTCAACACCTATCGCGACAAACCACGCCTACCCACGCTGCCGCCCGCTCTGCCGATCAGCCGACGGCGGTCTCGGGGGTCGCCGAAACCTGGATCGAGAAAACGTCCAAATCCTTGACGATGCTGACCAAAAAGATCGAAGCGTTGTCCACCAACATCGAAGCGGACAACCGTTTGCTCGGACAAACCTGCAGCCAGCTCGATGACGAGGTGTACCATGTGCGAATGCTGCCATTCACCGATGCCTGCGGTGGACTCGAACGCGCCGTCCGCGACATTGCGACCACCAGCAACAAAAAGGTCAACTTCAAAATCGAAGGGGGGGATGTTGAGGTGGACCGTTCGGTGTTGGAAGGACTGAAGGATCCGCTACTGCATTTGGTTCGCAACGCCGTGGATCATGGAATCGAGAAACCGGCAGAGCGAATTGCCGCCGGAAAATCCCAATCGGCCTCGCTCACCGTCAGCGCCTCGCTGCGTGGCGGACACGTCGAGGTGGTGGTCCAAGACGATGGAGCGGGGCTGGACTTGGACCGCATCTGCAGCATTGCCCAAAAACGCGGTTTAGAAATCCCCGAAGACCGCCGCGAACAAGCAAGACTGATCTTTGCCCCCGGATTTTCCACCGCCAAAATGATCACCGATATTTCGGGCCGCGGCGTGGGATTGGATGTGGTGCAAAGCCGCGTCGAATCGCTGCACGGTGCTGTCGATGTTACCTTTCGTGTCGGTCACTGGACACGATTCACGTTGTTGGTCCCGCTGACATTGACGACGATCCGATCGCTGTTGGTGCAAGTCAACGACGATGTTTTCGCGATTCCGACGACAGCGGTCCAGCGATTGGTGCGTTTTGGAATCACCGAAGTTCGCACTTCGCTCGGACGTGACACATTGATGCTGAGCGATTCTCCGACTCCGATCGTATCGCTGGCAGCGACCCTTGGACTAAAATCCAAGGGGTTGATCGCGGGAAAATTGTCAAAGGGATTAGCGGTCATCTTAGCGGCGGGTGAGCAGCGGGTTGCGGTCACGGTCGATGACGTCTTGAGCGAACAAGAGGTGCTGGTCAAAAACCTCGGCAGCCGAATCCGACGACTGCGTCACTTTTCCGGCTGCACCCTGCTGCCCACCGGACGGATTGCTATGGTGATGAATACGTCCAACGTTGTACGCACCGCGCTAGGCATTGCACCGACGTACTCACGATCAACGCTTCGAAAACAAGAATCAACCACTCGCAAACAATTGTTGTTGGCGGATGATTCGGTAACCACACGAGAGCTGCTGAAGAACATCCTTGAAACCGCGGGCTATGACGTCGTCGCCACTGCCGATGGCGAACAGGCATGGACGGCGGCACAAGACTCGCATTTCGATGCCGTTGTCAGCGATGTCGACATGCCACGAGTGGACGGATTTGAATTGACCATGAAACTACGAAACAATCCCTCGACTGCCGAGATTCCGATTATCCTGGTGACCGCACGCGGATCCGACGACGACAAAGAACGAGGTGTCCAAGTGGGTGCCAATGGATACATCGTGAAAGGCAGCTTTGATCAAGCCAACCTTCTCGACACGATCGCTCAGTTGGTTTAG
- a CDS encoding methyl-accepting chemotaxis protein: MRLAEHVRKLSLRWQISVLLGLAILISLLTLGTLAFRKSREIVTDMTLEKMVAQTNEIASNLESTLARSRADTLAIPSYPPIPGIIRCWDNELNPGQDPVQTGSNIQIWIDRLAQIITTEMRAYNERIESAFYDATGQGVMRVVSRRGGHELETDQIRNIADASYFLKTRELPQGNVYVSPLELNPQGNAIIHVCTPVFSTSNNQTDEEFRGVFVITLAGDRVFSNAVETLAGDRVNPEQVIEIVDNTMQFLYCSSNSDATALSNDRFDQLRPVRAERLLKNDDVSTQFGNNAKAIYVSAADRPDNKSMLGTFTRVFYDPSDHTRFWGVTTSEYGESALQSVTDLRNRFLLTGTLIMIGVLTASYFFAARLAAPLATLTRTADEIAGGQIDKSMPQILGAGEVIQLNTSFREMTESLRRHIADAKDQKARTQATIDSTADAIVSLDREGIILSCNSATREMFGYSEDELVGQNASRLSPSLCNDASHPSLHHLAPGEVRRLGPGSEVTGRHRDGSEIPLLMRVVAMNYAGDEIYIATLQDIAERKRNELERSKLFSAIRDAVKRLATATQEILATTSQQAAGAQEQAATVSEVVATAEEIAQTAAQAAQRADEVAQAARHTDEVGNEGRTAIEGSVTAMEEVKRQVESIAENMLSLAERAQAIGEIIATVNDIAEQTNVLALNAAVEASRAGEHGKGFAVVAAEVKSLAEQSKRATAQIRSILSEIQSATNAAVLSTEHGTHTVSQASDVTSRAGEVIKTLAQTLADSTQMATQISASANQQAAGVRQLNEGIRDIDTVTKQSLSAVQLIEESARNLNGLSNELASLTEI; the protein is encoded by the coding sequence ATGAGATTGGCAGAACACGTTCGCAAACTATCACTGCGATGGCAAATATCAGTCTTGCTGGGGCTAGCGATTCTTATCTCGCTATTGACGCTCGGAACGCTAGCGTTTCGAAAGAGTCGAGAAATTGTCACCGACATGACACTTGAAAAGATGGTGGCGCAAACCAACGAAATCGCCAGCAATCTGGAAAGCACGTTGGCGCGTTCACGCGCCGATACGCTGGCGATCCCAAGCTACCCGCCGATCCCTGGCATCATTCGTTGCTGGGACAACGAACTAAACCCAGGCCAAGACCCCGTGCAAACGGGATCGAATATTCAAATTTGGATCGACCGGCTCGCCCAAATCATCACCACCGAAATGCGTGCCTACAACGAGCGAATCGAATCCGCCTTTTATGACGCAACGGGGCAAGGCGTGATGCGAGTGGTCTCGCGACGCGGCGGCCACGAATTGGAAACGGACCAGATCCGCAATATCGCAGATGCATCTTACTTTCTAAAAACACGTGAACTTCCCCAAGGCAACGTCTATGTTTCGCCGCTGGAACTAAACCCCCAAGGCAACGCGATCATCCACGTCTGCACACCGGTGTTTAGCACGTCAAACAATCAAACGGACGAAGAATTCCGGGGCGTTTTCGTGATCACGTTGGCAGGCGACCGCGTGTTCTCTAACGCCGTCGAGACGCTTGCAGGCGACCGGGTGAACCCAGAACAGGTCATTGAAATTGTCGATAACACCATGCAATTCCTGTATTGCAGCAGCAATAGTGATGCGACCGCATTGAGCAATGATCGGTTTGATCAACTGCGACCGGTGCGTGCCGAACGCTTACTGAAAAACGATGACGTGAGCACACAATTTGGTAATAACGCAAAAGCCATTTACGTTTCAGCCGCGGACCGTCCCGATAACAAATCAATGCTTGGTACGTTCACTCGCGTGTTTTATGACCCTAGTGACCACACTCGATTCTGGGGCGTCACGACCAGCGAGTACGGCGAGTCGGCGCTGCAGAGCGTCACGGATTTGCGAAACCGGTTCCTGTTAACAGGGACGTTGATCATGATCGGCGTCTTGACGGCCAGCTACTTTTTCGCCGCACGTTTGGCGGCCCCATTGGCAACGCTGACCCGCACTGCGGATGAGATCGCCGGTGGCCAAATTGACAAATCCATGCCCCAGATTCTTGGTGCGGGTGAAGTCATCCAGCTCAACACGTCCTTTCGCGAAATGACCGAATCGCTTCGCAGACACATCGCCGATGCGAAGGACCAAAAAGCCAGAACGCAGGCGACGATCGACTCGACCGCCGATGCCATCGTGTCGCTTGACCGTGAAGGCATCATTTTGTCTTGCAATAGTGCGACAAGAGAGATGTTTGGTTACAGCGAGGACGAATTGGTCGGCCAAAACGCGTCCCGATTGTCGCCGTCGTTGTGCAACGACGCGTCGCATCCATCGCTGCACCACTTAGCACCGGGTGAAGTCCGTCGGCTTGGCCCAGGTTCCGAAGTGACGGGTCGGCACCGAGACGGATCCGAGATCCCGTTGCTGATGCGAGTGGTGGCAATGAATTACGCAGGTGATGAAATCTACATTGCCACGCTACAGGACATCGCCGAACGAAAACGCAACGAACTGGAACGCAGCAAATTGTTCAGTGCGATTCGTGACGCCGTAAAGCGACTTGCCACTGCCACGCAAGAAATTCTGGCCACGACAAGCCAGCAAGCCGCGGGCGCCCAGGAACAGGCGGCGACGGTGTCCGAGGTCGTCGCCACCGCCGAAGAGATCGCTCAGACCGCGGCCCAAGCTGCCCAACGTGCTGACGAGGTCGCACAAGCCGCTCGTCATACCGACGAAGTGGGTAACGAAGGACGAACGGCAATCGAAGGTTCCGTCACCGCGATGGAAGAAGTCAAACGACAAGTCGAATCGATCGCGGAAAACATGCTGTCGCTTGCCGAACGGGCCCAAGCGATCGGCGAAATCATCGCCACGGTTAACGACATCGCTGAACAAACCAATGTGCTTGCCCTGAACGCTGCCGTCGAAGCATCGCGTGCGGGCGAACATGGAAAAGGCTTTGCTGTCGTTGCGGCCGAAGTCAAATCGTTGGCCGAACAATCCAAACGCGCCACCGCGCAAATCCGCTCGATCTTGAGCGAGATCCAATCGGCAACCAATGCCGCCGTGCTGTCGACCGAACATGGCACCCACACCGTTAGCCAAGCCAGTGACGTCACGTCGCGAGCCGGCGAAGTGATCAAAACCCTCGCACAAACCCTTGCCGATTCCACTCAAATGGCCACGCAAATCTCGGCGTCGGCCAACCAGCAGGCGGCCGGGGTGCGGCAGTTAAACGAAGGCATTCGCGACATTGACACCGTCACCAAACAAAGCCTTAGTGCCGTACAGCTAATCGAAGAATCCGCCCGCAATTTGAACGGACTCAGTAATGAACTCGCTTCACTAACGGAGATTTGA
- a CDS encoding chemotaxis protein CheW has protein sequence MSAAENQLTKTFDWDAAKRRLEESSKTLLDSESLPSEQSAKILDERARLLARVPTPTLDNREALEVVRFRIGNEEFAIGSEFVLELTFPNAITPIPQLEPHFVGVTNLRGEVTTVIDLGKLLGISVDEEPKLQALVLGRDRPEFAIRVSGIDHVVALRHDELLEPMGVAGGYRDLMLGCSRDGLLVLDGEALLECEELYVDQCE, from the coding sequence ATGAGTGCAGCTGAAAATCAACTCACCAAAACGTTCGATTGGGACGCTGCCAAACGCCGTCTCGAAGAATCCAGCAAAACGTTGCTCGATTCCGAGAGTCTACCGTCGGAACAGTCCGCCAAGATCTTGGACGAGCGGGCCCGGCTACTTGCTCGCGTGCCGACTCCAACGCTCGACAACCGCGAAGCACTCGAGGTGGTACGGTTTCGCATCGGCAACGAAGAGTTTGCGATCGGTTCAGAATTTGTACTCGAGCTGACCTTCCCTAACGCGATCACTCCGATTCCTCAGCTCGAGCCGCATTTCGTAGGCGTGACCAATCTTCGCGGCGAGGTCACCACCGTGATCGACCTAGGCAAACTGTTGGGCATCTCGGTCGACGAGGAACCCAAATTACAGGCCTTGGTGCTTGGACGCGATCGGCCAGAATTTGCGATTCGAGTCAGCGGCATCGATCATGTGGTGGCGCTGCGTCACGACGAACTGCTTGAACCGATGGGAGTCGCCGGAGGGTATCGTGATTTAATGCTCGGGTGCAGCAGGGACGGTTTGCTTGTGCTCGACGGCGAAGCACTGCTTGAATGCGAAGAATTGTATGTAGACCAATGTGAGTGA